The DNA window AAAAGCAGCCGGTTGATCAAACAGCCGCTGACCCGGCTTCTCGGAATTGCATCACCGGTCAGCTGTAAGCTATTGAAAACCCTTGGTGCGAGCGAGCGGAGATGGAAGGACGATCGAGATCGTGCAGTTGCGTTCGGCCCAGTCGATCGCGAAGCCGCCTAGAATAACTCGATGTCGGGCTACTTCCGGCTGAGGCTGGTCTGCCCGGTTGGCGCGCTTAGCCGATATCGTAAATCGACCAATGTCCGCTTGGCGCCAAGAAGGGCCGTTCCTGAAAGTCGGGCTCGGCCCGAAACCGCCGGCACCTGACTGGCCCGGCGATAGGCCTAGTCTGCGAGGCGCTAGTTCAATTGAGGGGGAATAACAATCCCTCTGACGCTGTATCGACGCGGCTTGGATCAGTCTTGGACGCGTGCTCTAGGCCGCTGAGCATAATAGCTATGAAAGCGCAAATTCCGACCCAGGTGCCTATTATACTCTTCGTGCCCATATTCGTGGTTAGTTCGGCCGCGTCTGCAGAGCCGACTTTCGGGTGCCTCCCTCCGAGGTTGGCGACGCTGGCTCGCGGCGCCGTCGACCGCCCGAGCTCAGCCAAGTGATGAGATGCGGCGGCTCGCGATGGTGCGACCCTCCGGCCTCGCGCGGTGTTGATGCGACGTGAGAAAATGTTTTCTTCTAGCGGATCAATCGCTTCACCATTTCCATAGCGAACCTAGACGCCGTTAGTTTGCTCCGGAGAAATGACATGAAAAGGCCTTCTCTTTGGGCAATTACAACATGTTTTTTAGTTGCTCTAGCAAGTACCGCACACGCACGATCGGCCTATGATGGTTCCTGGGACCTCGCCTTCGTGACGCGACGAGGTGCGTGCGATCCCACCTACAACTTCACTGTCAATATTTCTAACGGAGTTGTGACGGAGCCTAATCTCGTAAGATTCAGGGGATATGTCGCGAAATCCGGCGCAGTTCGCGCTTCGGTGACCGTTCAAGACAAATACGCATCGGGCTCAGGCAGACTCTCCAGCAGCTCTGGCCGCGGGACATGGAGCGGCTACGCAGGAAATGCGCGATGCTCGGGTTACTGGACTGCACAACGAAATTGACATCCTCACAAGGCGAAAACGGGAGGACATTCCGAATCCATACTATGCGAACGACCGCTTTGCCTCCACGAGCAGTTATTCGCTCATCAAACGTTTCTGGAATGTCGATCTCCCCGATCAGCCGATTCTTGTCGGCCTCATCGTCCGAAAGATCGAGCGAGCTGAGTTTTCATCGCTCCCAATAGGTCGGATCAGCAAACGCATCGCGCAAGCAATCGGCGAAGGCCCTCAACTTGGCGGACGGCCGCCGACCCTCCGGGTGGGCCACATAGATAAACTCCTCCTCAGGTCGCACCCCGACGTCGACGACTTGCAAGCTGCCAGTCTTTATGTCGGCGCCCACAATAAACATCGGCAGAAGCGCGATGCCCAGCCCGGCGAGCGCCGCGTCACGCATCATGTCGCCGTTGTTCACGAGCAGCGCTGGTCGGCCGCGCACGATCGTTGCTCCATTCGATCCTGAGAAGCGCCAGTCGCCGACGCCCCGGTTCGTGTAGAAGATCCCACGATGACCATCGAGATCGGTCATCAAGCCGGGTGTACCTTGTCGCGCAAGATAGTCCGGTGACGCGACGAGAACTCGGCGGCTCGATGCCAAGCGCCACGCCATCAGACGCGAGTCCGCGATTGGACCGTGCCGAACCACGGCGTCGTAACCACCGGCGCTTGCGTCGACACGGCGATCGTCGAGATCGAGCGTCAATTCGATGCGGGGATGTTTGGCGATAAACGGGTAGATGGCTGGCCCCAGGTGCATGCGGCCAAAGGTGACGGGCGCCGAGATGCGCAACGGGCCTACCAGGGCTCCGCGTCGCTCCGCCATATCGGCGGCGGCCTCCTCAACCTCCTGCGCGATGCGGGAGGCCCGCTCAAGGAAGGCGATCCCGTCCTCGGTCAGCGTCAGCTTGCGCGTGCTGCGGTGCACAAGATTAGCGCCGAGACTTCTTTCAAGTTCGGTCAGCCGGTCGCTCACCACGGACTTGGACAATCGCAGCCGCCGCGCGGTCTCGCTGATCGACCCGGCCTCAGCGATCGCAACGAAAGTGGCTAAGCCATCGAGCTTCAGCATCGTTCGGGTTTTCCGGAAATCAATTCCACCAATGTAAGTCTAATCCCGACAATGCATGAATGCTACCGACGTTTCGCCCAGCGGGGCTTATGGCGTCGGTCGGAGCGACCGCCCCCCGAATGGAGGGAGATGTGCGATGCTCAGCTTTGTCATCGGGGTTCTTGGGGCGCTCGCTATCGCGCTCCCGGCGGCGGCGCAGGTGCAGCCCTTCCCTGCATCATTCCGCACGCAGGAAATCGAGACCAACGGCGTAACGCTTCATGTTCGCGTCGGCGGCGACGGGCTGGCGGTCGTTCTGCTCCATGGGTATGGCGAGACCGGCGACATGTGGGCGCCGCTCGCCGCCGCGCTGATACATGACCACACGGTTATCGTGCCCGACCTGCGCGGCATGGGCCTATCCTCACATCCGGCAGGCGGCTACGACAAGAAGACCCAAGGCGAAGACATCGCAGGCCTGCTCGACGCGTTGCATATCGACAAGGTCGAACTCGTCACCCACGACATCGGCAACATGGTCGGTTACGCCTTTGCGGCGGAGCATCCAGACCGCGTGACAAAGTTCGCCTTGCTCGATGCACCCCTGCCCGGTGTCGGCCCGTGGGAAGAAATTCTGAAAAATCCGTTGCTATGGCACTTCCGCTTCGGCGGTCCGGACATGGAGCGGCTGGTCAAGGGCCGCGAGCGCATCTACCTCGACCGCTTCTGGAACGAGTTTTCGGCTGATCCGAAGAAGTTTGATGAGGCCTCGCGCGAACACTACGCCAGGCTCTATGCCCGCCTCGGAGCCATGCATTTCGGTTTCGAACAGTTCAAGGCCTTCGATCAGGACGCCATCGACAACAAGGCGTTTCTGACCAAAGGCATGCTGGTCATGCCGGTGTTGGCGGTGGGCGGCGAGAAATCGTTCGGTCCGATGATGGCAACCGTCATGCGTTTCGCAGCCACAAATGTGCAGCAGGCCATAATCCCCCACTCTGGACATTGGCTGATGGAAGAGAATCCAGCTGACACCGTCAAGCTGCTCAAGGATTTCCTGCAATGATGACACTTAGAGAATGCATGCAAAGCACAACCGTGAGCATCATCCTCGCGCTCGCCAGCGCCACCGCCGCGCTCGCCGGCTCGCAGGAAGAGCGGCGCCGGCTGACACCGTCCGACATCGCAGCCATGGCCAAGAGCGGCGCGGGCGCCGGCACCTCGGGTGTCTCGGGAATACAGACCACGGTGTTGTCCGGAGATCCAACCGCGGCGGGGCCTTACACCATCGCGCTTCGCGTTCCGGCGCATATGAAGATCGCGGCCCATACGCACAGGGACGATCGCGCCGCAGTCGTCATTTCGGGAGTGTGGTTTTTCGGCTACGGCTCCAGCGCCGACGAGACGGAGGTCAAGGCTTTGGAGCCGGGTAGCTTCTACACCGAGCCGGCCGATGCACCGCACTTTGCCATGACCCGTGATGAGCCTGCGGTCGTCTACATTACCGGATTTGGTCCCACCGACACACACTACATCGACGCCGCCGCCGATCCCCGACGTCCCTAACCCTTATCTCACTATCGATAGGACAACTGCCATGACCTCTCCCAGAGCCATTCGCGACCCGCTCGCCGATCACATGCTCACACCGCAGAACGCCGCGCTGTTAATTATCGACTTTCAACCGGTGCAAGTTACGTCAGTCGCCTCCATGGACCGCCGCGCGCTGGTGACAAATATCACCGCGGTCGCAAGAACTGCAAAGTTGTACGGTCTGCCAATCGTGGTTACGACCGTCAACGTGAAGACGGGCTTGAACCAGCCTCTCATTCACCAGCTAGTGGACATCTTGCCCGGCGTCGAACCAATCGATCGCACAGCAATCAATGCTTGGGAAGATGACGACTTCGTCGCGGCCGTAAAGGCTGCGGGTCGCCAGAAGCTGATCATGGCGGCACTCTGGACCGAGGTCTGCCTGGTATTCCCGGCGCTCGACGCCCTGAAGGCAGGTTACGAGGTCTATCCGGTGGTGGATGCCGTCGCGGGCACATCGGCTGAAGCCCATCGCGCGGGTTTGGAGCGCATCGTTCAGGCTGGTGCGAAACCGACGAGCTGGGTGCAGTTGATCTGCGAGTTGCAACGCGACTGGCTGCGCAAGGAAACGGTTCCTGGCTTCGTCGATATCCTGTTTGCGGTCGAAGGGCACTGATCGCTCGCCCGCGCTATCCATTTGGATACCCGAGAATTGTGGTGAACGGCAGTGGCGAGATGCTGCTACATGAACGACCGCTTTGCGCCAAGACCGGACATTCCCTCAGAGCCAGCTTTTGACCCTGGCTGCGTGAAAACGAACTGTCTGCTATGATTCGCTTGGCGATTTGCCGGGGGCAATCATGAAGCGCTTCGTTGAGGGTGCCGATCGCGGACAATCGACGTTGTTGCCGGAATATCCTTATGCTTCGAAACTACAATCTGATTTCGGCGCCTCGCGCTCGCGTTTCATCTGGAATAAAGGTTGCGACCAGTGAGCTGCCGATGTCTTGACGGTCCGGACGCGGGCGATGAAATCGCCAGCAATCGACATGGGGCGCTCAACGAGCAAAGTTAGCTCAGCAATCAGATCACTGCTGCAAAATTCAGGAGCGCGGTTCCTCATCCGATCCTTAATTATCGCTCCTATACCGGCCTCACAGATCTGAACATTGATCATGCTGGAAGCGCTCGCCTCCAACCATGGAGTTGAGTCAGTCAGAAACGAGACCGCACTCACTATTACCAAGGCTACACTTCGCCCACCGGTGTACAGCGCCATGTTGCGGGCTTCGTTTGCAGTATTGAAGGCCGCCGCGACAGAAAATCCGAGACTTATGACTGCGCTCACAGCCGTGATAAGCGCGCAGAAGAGGAACCGAATGTTCATTGAGGATACCTATCGTGTCGTGCTGACGCGCTTTCTTGGGATGCTGCTCACTCTAGCAATCCCCGCAAGAGCAGACAAAGGCCGGACGAGGATCTTAAGCTTCGTGCAGGATTGACCGCAGGCGCCACGCCAAGTCCGCCAGGCGGTAAGGTTTGTCGATGATCGGAAACTCGTCTGCCGCTCCATGTCGCTCCAACACGTCTCCCGCGTAGCCCGAGGTGAGCAGGACCTTGATGCCTTTGCTCAGCCGCCTCGCTTCGCGGGCAAGCTCAACACCGCTCATTCCGTTTGGCATCACTACATCGCTAAACAAGAGATCAAATTCTTGGCCACTCTCGAACATCTGGATGGCCTCTGCACCATTCCGGGCGCAAAGAGCCCGATAGCCGAACGAAGTTAGCATTGCCGATGAGACTTTCAGGAGATCCTCATTGTCATCAACCACCAGGATTCGCTCCGAGCCTCCCGGTATGGCCTGCGGTTGGATGGCTTCCACCCCGCCATCGGGTTTTTGCGTGGCTTTAGGCAGGTACAGAGCGACCGTGGTCCCCGCGCCGGGCGCGCTTTCGACGGCAACATACCCCCCGGATTGTCGGACAAAGCCATAGACCATGCTTAGGCCGAGCCCGGTACCCTTGCCAACCTCCTTGGTTGTGAAGAAGGGCTCAAAAACCCGATCTCGTACTTCAGGAGGCATCCCGCAGCCAGTGTCCGTGACGGACACCTTGACATACGATCCGGGTAAGCACCCGGTCGCGGTTCCCTCATCTAGCACGACGTTCCGCGTCTCGATCACGAGTACGCCGCCATCCGGCATGGCATCGCGCCCATTCAGGGCTAGGTTAAGGAGAGCAGTCTCCAGCAGTGGCGGATCGACGTGGCACAGCCACAGTGGCCCATCGGTCAGCAGCTTGACCTCGCAAGCTCCTCCGACCGCTTGGCGGATGAGCCCCTGGAATTCAGAAATCAGCTCGTTTGCGTTGACCAGTTTTGGGCTCAGTCTCTGCCGCCGGGAAAAGGCGAGAAGCTGCGCCGTTAGCTTTGCTCCCCGATTAGCGGCACCCCGTGCGGCCGCAGCGAGCTGCCGGACCCTGCCATTATGTGCCGCCTCCTCGATGAGCTCGAGGTTTCCGGAGACCACCATAAGCAGGTTGTTGAAGTCGTGCGCGATGCCGCCGGTGAGCTGGCCGACGGACTCCATCTTCTGGCTCTGGTGAAGCTGCTCCTCGGTCAGCCGGCGCGCTTCCACTGCGTGCTTGTGCTCAGTGACATCTCGGAAGAAGATCGCGAGCCCTTCGCTGGAGGGGAACGCGTTGATCGCGTACCAGATACCGCGGCGAGTACAGCACGTTTCGAACGAGACCGGGCGCTGCTCCGACATAGCCTCGCGAAGTTGGCGGAAAATTTCCGTGTCGGCAGTCTCCGGAAAGGCCTCCAACAGTTTCGCGCCGATCAGATCGCGCCCTCCGGCGACCTGCGCCCAGGCCCGCCCGTTGAGGTAGCTGATGCACCAGTCTCGATCGACGATAAGCACGCTGTCGGTCGTACTCTCAAAGATTGTCGTGATCCGAGCCGCGGCTTCCTCGGCCTTCTCCTTCGCCTCGAACAATTCGCGCTCGCGATGCTCCAGTGCATCGGCCATGGTGTTGAACGCACCGGCGACCCCAGCGATTTCCGATTTATCCTGGATGTCCACGCGCCGGCCAAATTCGCCGAGCTGCCATTGGTTCGCGGCGTCGACCAATTGACCCAGCGGGCGATGGATGAAGCGCCGGGCGCCCAACGATGTCAGGACCAATACCAGCGAGGCGCTCAGGGCGATCAGGAGGATGTCGCGTTGCGTGTGATTTTGGATCTCGGCGAAAGCCTGCGCCTTGTTGAGGCCGAAGCTGACAACAAGGGTCCCGGAATCAGCCCGCAAGGCTGAGTAGCCGTCGATCCGCTCCACGCCATCGATATCGAGGATATCGACTGCGCCGCCGTCGTCCATTTTCAGGTATTTGTCACCGGGCATCTTAGTGCCGACGAACCGATCGTTATGGGGGTAACGCGCGAGGTAAGTGCCGTTGCGGTCCGTAATGGCGAGCGCAGCTCCTTCCGGAACACCCTTCCGAGCGATGTAGTCAGCGAGCCAATCCAGGCTCAGACCCGCTACGATGACGCCGCCCATGCGGCCATTGTCGCCGTAGAACGGCAACACAAACTGGATGACGTTCCGGTTGGTTGACAGACCTTTCGAGAATTCTCCGACGGTGAATGCGCCGGTCTTCAGGACGCTGGCAAAGTAGGTACGCGCAGAGATGGTGATTGGTCTATGGTCGCTGTTCGTGTCGCAGAAGGACTGGCCATTCAAGTCGGCAACGAGAAAGGTAATGAACGCCGGAAATCGCCGCTGCATCGCTGCCAGGTAAGCATTGCACGCTTGGCTGTCCCTCGTTTTTATCGAGGGGAGTTCCGACATCGCAATCAGGACCTGACGAATTCCTTGTACGATCTGCTGCTGTTCTGCCGCGGCGAGCTTAGCCAGGCTGAGCGCCTGGTTCTGCACTTCGACTTGGCGCGCGCGGCGCAGGTCGAATTCATTGTATGCTTGGATTGCGATCGTGGGCAGTAGCGCGACAGCTACCAGCACGAATAGGCGTGATAAGAGGGGCACTTCAGCTGACCCCAATCATGTAACGTTCGCCCATCTGGGGGAGCGATGCTGAACTCTCCTCGATCGACGGCGAAGCGCTATAGGTGATACGCTCGACGATGGTCCTTGTCCCGGCCGTAATACGAGCGTCGGATGAGCGTGGTTCCGGACTGATCTGTCCCATTTCAATACTCTATGCCATCCGGAAGATACAGGCGCCATGTGGCGGCTCAGTGCCATCGGGAGAAAAACTTCGTTACGGTTGTAACGTGTCTCGGGCTCAAGACTGGCGGAAAGCTGATACCATGGCGTCGAAGGCAAACGCGGGTGCCTTGTCGTAGGCAGTGCCGCCGAATTTAGCGGCTTCGACGCCGACGTTGCGCAGCGGTGGAGCGATGCTCTCAAAGCGGCGCGGGCTGAATTTTTGAAATCTATAATTCAGTCCAACTACCGGCAAATCTCATGATCCAAGGACAGCCGAATGTTTGTTCAAGCTGCATTCGGTCGTCCAAACCCTTACGCTAGCAAACAGTCAGCAATCGAAACTAGGAGCGGAGGAATGCCCGGCGACACCGGCGCGGTGGGCCACATTCTTGTAGTCGATGACGACGCGATGGTGCGGCAGACGATCACCAATTATCTAGAGGAACACAATGTGCCGGCGGCTTCCGTGTCCAGCCGGCAGGACTTGAGTCGCCACCTCGAAAAGGCACATCCCGGCCTGATCCTGCTGGATCTGCGGCTCGGCCAAGAAGATGGGCTGGACGTCTTGAAACAGATCCGGTCTCATTCCGACGTCCCTATCATCATCATGACAGGCCACAGCCGTGAGGAGGTGGACCGCGTGGTGGGTCTCGAACTCGGTGCGGACGATTACTTGGCAAAGCCGTTCAGCCTCAGGGAATTGCTGGCGCGCGTCCGCGCCATTTTACGGCGGCACGAAATGGGCCGCGCAGCGCGAACCCGCAACCCGGAGAGGGGCGGGTACCGGTTTAACGGCTGGTCGCTTGAACGTCGCACCCGTCGCCTCGTCAATCCGGACGGCGCGGCGGTTTTGCTGACCAAAAGCGAATATGCCTTGTTGCTCGCGTTTCTCAAAGCGCCACAACGGCCGCTCACGCGGGAGATGCTTCTCCAAGCAACGCGAGTCCGCGAGGACATTTTCGACCGAAGCATCGATGTCCAAGTCTTGCGTCTGCGACGCAAGCTCGAGATCGACCCGAATGCGCCACGTGTAATCGAGACGGAGCGCGGCGTTGGCTATATCTTTACGGCCATAGTCAAGCCGTTTTGAACAGCGGAGCCCGATTGTCGGGCATTTCTTCAATCGCGCTTCGCGAGGCGAGAAAATTTCCCGCCGCGTCTTCGAACTGCTAGGGCTGTAATTCATCCGGCGCCCGTTCGTCGCCGGGCGCCGTCAAGCCATCAATGATGGATTGCCGCCGCCGCCGCTTGTCTTCCTGCTCTTCAATGAATGCCCGACTCGGGAAGTGGCCACGCATAAGAGCGGTGAGAGCTGGGTTTGCCCCGCATGCGTCTTCCGCTTCATGGCTTTTGCTGGATAGGGCCACGCTCATAAACTCGCCGCTCTCTTGATCAGAGAGTCCTAGCTCTTCGGCCAACTGGCCAGCCAGGTATTCGACTTCGCAAAACGCTTGCGAGAAGGTGATATGGTTCAAGCAAAAATATGCGAGGTCGGCAGCGGTCATTGTCTTTGCGGCCCATGCCGGTGGTTTGGCTTCTTCCGTCATGTGATCAACTCCTGGGGCGGGATGCCCGTCGCCGTCGGGGTTCGGCGCATTCGTCGCAGTGATGCAGCGACGCGCCGATATCGTCCCATTGCTGATCCTCAGTGCGTTCGGTTGCCGGGCTCGCCTCAGGCCGGCGCTGATATTCATCCTTGCCGCATACCTTGCGATACTGCCGGCGAGGGTTAGCCATAGGAATTCTCCGTTTTATTTTGCTGCCGGGACATCCGGAAGCCGCGCAAGAGGTCCACCTTGGGTCGAAGTAACCTAGGTTGGCAGACAGCCCAAATTGGGCCACCACTCGGTGCATATTGAGAGATATAGCACTGCGAAGCGACGGACACGAGCCCGAATCTATTTGATGGTTAAGGCGGCGGTGCCGCGAACTACGTAACGTCACAACGATGGACGCGACACGAGCTCGCGCTGCGCTATCCGCCCAAGCCTAGCCCTGGAAGCAGACGGACTTTAACTCTACCGCGCCGCACGCCTGGAACTTCCCCCATGCCTTTATTTTTTTTTGCAAAGCCGCTTTCAGAACAGGGGCTAGCGCGTAGGAGTTAGGACCTATTCGGCTTGTCCAAGAGGCCGTCAGTTGCGGGATGCGGCCATCGCTCATCTGGGCGACTTAGTGCCAGACCGACATTGCGATCGTTCTTCCTGCCACAGTCTTCACGAACCCGGCATAAGCGGCGAGAACCACCTAACTTTTTACTCAGACCATTTTCATTTTTTTTGAAATCTGATTCAAATTTCGAGCAAGTGTGCATGCGCTAGGGCATATGACCATTTGCGAAAGGTGCCGCCATTTCCGAACGACCCCATGTCTCGCCCAGCCGCGACGTAGATCCAATCTCGATAGTGCCAATCCTGAGCGATCGAAGTCGTGGTTATTAACGACGATCTCAGGAAAATGACCCGCAAGGAGAGACCTTCGCTTGTCACTCCCATGGTGCGGACTCCTCCTGGCTGGGTTTTAGTCTCGATGCCATCCAGGACGCGGACGAGCGCGTCTATATAGGTCTCATCTTCGCGCCCGCTGTTGCCGTACATACGCGGGGAGGCTTAGTCCTCTGTTCGCCAGGAGCTTCTGGAGCGCCGGCGCCCAGTCCGTATTGGGGCTCGGTCGTGG is part of the Bradyrhizobium erythrophlei genome and encodes:
- a CDS encoding alpha/beta fold hydrolase, whose protein sequence is MLSFVIGVLGALAIALPAAAQVQPFPASFRTQEIETNGVTLHVRVGGDGLAVVLLHGYGETGDMWAPLAAALIHDHTVIVPDLRGMGLSSHPAGGYDKKTQGEDIAGLLDALHIDKVELVTHDIGNMVGYAFAAEHPDRVTKFALLDAPLPGVGPWEEILKNPLLWHFRFGGPDMERLVKGRERIYLDRFWNEFSADPKKFDEASREHYARLYARLGAMHFGFEQFKAFDQDAIDNKAFLTKGMLVMPVLAVGGEKSFGPMMATVMRFAATNVQQAIIPHSGHWLMEENPADTVKLLKDFLQ
- a CDS encoding cupin domain-containing protein; translated protein: MQSTTVSIILALASATAALAGSQEERRRLTPSDIAAMAKSGAGAGTSGVSGIQTTVLSGDPTAAGPYTIALRVPAHMKIAAHTHRDDRAAVVISGVWFFGYGSSADETEVKALEPGSFYTEPADAPHFAMTRDEPAVVYITGFGPTDTHYIDAAADPRRP
- a CDS encoding LysR family transcriptional regulator encodes the protein MLKLDGLATFVAIAEAGSISETARRLRLSKSVVSDRLTELERSLGANLVHRSTRKLTLTEDGIAFLERASRIAQEVEEAAADMAERRGALVGPLRISAPVTFGRMHLGPAIYPFIAKHPRIELTLDLDDRRVDASAGGYDAVVRHGPIADSRLMAWRLASSRRVLVASPDYLARQGTPGLMTDLDGHRGIFYTNRGVGDWRFSGSNGATIVRGRPALLVNNGDMMRDAALAGLGIALLPMFIVGADIKTGSLQVVDVGVRPEEEFIYVAHPEGRRPSAKLRAFADCLRDAFADPTYWER
- a CDS encoding hydrolase; protein product: MTSPRAIRDPLADHMLTPQNAALLIIDFQPVQVTSVASMDRRALVTNITAVARTAKLYGLPIVVTTVNVKTGLNQPLIHQLVDILPGVEPIDRTAINAWEDDDFVAAVKAAGRQKLIMAALWTEVCLVFPALDALKAGYEVYPVVDAVAGTSAEAHRAGLERIVQAGAKPTSWVQLICELQRDWLRKETVPGFVDILFAVEGH
- a CDS encoding response regulator; translated protein: MPGDTGAVGHILVVDDDAMVRQTITNYLEEHNVPAASVSSRQDLSRHLEKAHPGLILLDLRLGQEDGLDVLKQIRSHSDVPIIIMTGHSREEVDRVVGLELGADDYLAKPFSLRELLARVRAILRRHEMGRAARTRNPERGGYRFNGWSLERRTRRLVNPDGAAVLLTKSEYALLLAFLKAPQRPLTREMLLQATRVREDIFDRSIDVQVLRLRRKLEIDPNAPRVIETERGVGYIFTAIVKPF
- a CDS encoding ATP-binding protein, encoding MLVAVALLPTIAIQAYNEFDLRRARQVEVQNQALSLAKLAAAEQQQIVQGIRQVLIAMSELPSIKTRDSQACNAYLAAMQRRFPAFITFLVADLNGQSFCDTNSDHRPITISARTYFASVLKTGAFTVGEFSKGLSTNRNVIQFVLPFYGDNGRMGGVIVAGLSLDWLADYIARKGVPEGAALAITDRNGTYLARYPHNDRFVGTKMPGDKYLKMDDGGAVDILDIDGVERIDGYSALRADSGTLVVSFGLNKAQAFAEIQNHTQRDILLIALSASLVLVLTSLGARRFIHRPLGQLVDAANQWQLGEFGRRVDIQDKSEIAGVAGAFNTMADALEHRERELFEAKEKAEEAAARITTIFESTTDSVLIVDRDWCISYLNGRAWAQVAGGRDLIGAKLLEAFPETADTEIFRQLREAMSEQRPVSFETCCTRRGIWYAINAFPSSEGLAIFFRDVTEHKHAVEARRLTEEQLHQSQKMESVGQLTGGIAHDFNNLLMVVSGNLELIEEAAHNGRVRQLAAAARGAANRGAKLTAQLLAFSRRQRLSPKLVNANELISEFQGLIRQAVGGACEVKLLTDGPLWLCHVDPPLLETALLNLALNGRDAMPDGGVLVIETRNVVLDEGTATGCLPGSYVKVSVTDTGCGMPPEVRDRVFEPFFTTKEVGKGTGLGLSMVYGFVRQSGGYVAVESAPGAGTTVALYLPKATQKPDGGVEAIQPQAIPGGSERILVVDDNEDLLKVSSAMLTSFGYRALCARNGAEAIQMFESGQEFDLLFSDVVMPNGMSGVELAREARRLSKGIKVLLTSGYAGDVLERHGAADEFPIIDKPYRLADLAWRLRSILHEA